gggacctaacattccacgtgcatatccgaagttcgttgtcctttattcgtttgcgttggttgtcaacagtaaatccgtccgtatccgaggcttgttggtgcttcgcaactttgaaagcttttacgtggccaggaagtcaccccgacgcacaacctccaacctggagggccagatcctaagtataactccaaggatggggagccggataaaaccgctccttacaggcctgggctccgaataagtcgaagaagccctataaggtgttcactaagtagttcaaccttactggaactgtagacgccaccgttgattccatctcgggaattcctccgctgccgtctggataaggagaggtgccttagtggaaacacctctccccacctctctcgtttgctgcccccaacaactttccactggggttggaacccaatctccagttgaggtactaggcacccgatgttcaccacgtggaggtgagagtaggagttgatagacagaggttggttttaagaaaaaacctatggacgcttgtgtcctcttgaatgcacatgtctaccatttgaacatcaatatttgtatctatgctttataataaaacaaactatttaaaatattaaattatatttcttaaattgtattctcttaaaataattgtttcatacattataaggaaaaaataaaatattatatttaacttaaattaaaaccttttttcaaaaaataaaataaaatacacaatgTTAAGAACAAGAATTCTCTGTACATAATAAGTATACAATGTATATTATATGTTAATACACCTACATCATTAttaattaatagaaaatatcaaattagATTTGTTAAAAGTGTTGTCTTTTGAGTatctatgtatgtttttatctttttttttctgttattcaAGGATACTTTCtaaagctttgaaaaataaaaaaaatacacatttaaaattaataatactatatacaatattatatgatttattttttgtttaataaaactaaaataaattatataatgttTGCACGTGTGTTAAGTAGTTTATAAtaggtatatatataaatatatataatatatatattaataaagTGTTATTTAATTTGTGTTATGTGTAAAATTTAAGGCCATTctgtctttgtttttgtttaccaaaGATTGCTTCATTCTAATTTGTAATTTATCGAAAGCATCAATCTCTCgatttttaatattcatataaaaaaaaactttaaaaaaatatttgaaaggcACTTTgctataaaaagtaaaataaagagaagctaaaaagcaaaatattacAATCAACGCGTAAGCTCTATCAAAAAGCACACAGTTTTTAAGcttagaaattaaataagaaccGATTGGCCGATTAACGAGTAAAAGAGCATATCTCTTATGCTTCCCCTTTGCACACTCACTTACTCTCTTACTACAGCCAATTAAGAGACAATATATTATTATGTAGTTAAATTGTGTTACTATTCTATCCTATTGCATATTATAATCGGTTACTATCACGAATAGTAGAGGTCTGTCGTTTGCATCATTTGTTTCATTGGCATTGGCATTTGCATTGGCGGCTATTTCAACTGGCTGGAGGGATTCCTCTTCGGAGGGCACAACTAATTCGTATGTTGCCGTTGTGGCAGCTTCAGAGGAGTCCAGCGACGATCCACTTCCCCCGCCTCCACTGCCATCAAGTATATCGGCGAAATCCTCCTGTTATTTGCTTTGCAAAAGGGTAGCGCCATTATATAATGCAATATTGCAACCAGCATTGATGTGATCGATAACTTGTTGTTTTAATTGGAATACATGATCTTTGAGATTCTTTAAAACGAGCGCAAGGTCAGCATTTTCTCCTTTGAGTTCTTTAACTTTCTCTTCGAGTTTTGAAATGCGTTCCAGTTTACGCTTGCGACACTTTGATGCTGCTACACGATTCCGTTGTCTCTTGCGTTCtagtttgattttttcttgattttccaAATCAATTGGAGTTAATTGGGGTGGTGAGGCTGGTGGATTTTGTGGTTCGTCTTTAATAGCAACTGGATATGAGTCATctgcaaaaaaacaaacatactaTAAGTATCTACAAATAATAGaatagattttattattttcttacccAAATTTGTGTATGTAAATGAACCGCCACTCATTCCATTTGTGTGAGAATTATTGTTGTCGTTATTTTGGAGACTTTTAAGTGCTTCAACAAATCCCTTGGCAAAACCTTCTTGTTCAGATgtcacctaaaaataaaaaaacagaagaataaatttaagttataGGCTACCTACATggaagtttttaatattataaaaaaagaattttagttATGTTGTCCTGGGGACTATGGTTCTACGGATTCAACTAAAGAAAGACAATTTATCAATCTAGTTCACATGTGGTTGCCAGTTGTTCTTTATGCCAAAAgcgaagtttattttatttgcatgcTAATACTACAAACGTTCTTTGCtattaaacattaattaatttagaaacaaaatgaaCTTTTACATaagtaaaatgtaattttttacatacaaaaactgAATCAAAACTCTATGAAGAAAAAGTTAAGAActctaaaaatgaaaagtttataCCAGTTTAAATGTATTTGGAAGTTTCGGTTTTGTAATCTattttttacattgttttggaagCAGCAGAGTGATTCTTTGTGTGCTTATCTTTAAGCAATTTCAGCATTACACAAGCTCTGCTAGGAATGAAAAAATAGATATAGATTAGGTGGCGCTGGAGCTAATAGGGAGCCAGGGACAgcgacttaaaatttttaaccatTCTTTTATGCTAGTAATAGAGGGTATTCAAAGGATCTACAATTTGTATGCTGAATCTACATGCTTAGGTTGAGAgacacttttaatgacaagaggTGCTCTTAAGAATGTTTCAATTCCTAGAAAGAGTCAGTACCCTCATAATTGTTATAAGTATTTCTTAGAACTTAACTATATGCAATTTATTAAatacgtttttatttaaaaaaatagaaagctGGTACTATAGGACGAGTTCTATAGATTAaccaaaagtatttttctttaaagatatTTACGATGTTTTGGGACTTTGAGTAGCTTATTTTGTTCCCCAAGGTCGTATCTTTCCTTATAGAAACCTTTtgcaaaaattcatcaaaatttgTTATGTTGGTCTGTTGTGTAGGTAGAGTTACTTTGAGacagttttttctctctgctttGAGAGTCCCTTGGTTTATATTGTACaaagtttgtaaattaaaacGATGCTTGTTTCACTCTGTTATATAGATATAATGCTGTGACGATATTTCCTTCACAAGTTAGTTGTGTTCAACAAGCTGCACTTAACTACTACATGCTCTGAACATTATCTGAACAAAGCGTGTCgctatttgacatttgtcaatttactcgtcattaaaattaagttaaaatgtaaaaataaattatagtcAAACTTTCAACGAGCAAATGCTTGCGGACGGCATTCAACTCTGTTTGatcagttattttattctgagctcatagTGTGCCAACTGAACAACAACACgctcaaaacacaaatttgaggCCCTTAACGCTCATaggcaaaaaagaaaacctcctttttttgagaaaatgtttgcattgctttaaactgataagcattcaTTGAACTAAACTAGTGCAATCTTTTctaaaaactgttaaaatcaGTTATTTAAGCCattgaataaaacacaataagAGTTGGTTTCAAATTTAGTTCAATGCCTGGTTTTTCATTGTTATACCAAATAGCAAATCAAATTTGGaggaaagtaaataaaaaagtaaaatacaaaataatttaatttaactaacttaaaaacttatctaatgttgttcttttaattattccttcaattttaattgatattatTACAAAGTTTCTGCTTGGACTCGTTCTGACAGTTTTCATAACTCTAAACTGCAATGCACTAGGTACTGGCATTTTCCTATACTTTCGTagagttttattaaaatccactGAGAAGTGTGTGAAAGAAaccgcgtttacaaggagaatcGAATCAGGATTTAGCGACTTATAGAgctggatcggatcgaaataggattactcgatccaatcccactgaaagaggtgaaCATTTGTTAgtaaacctgaatcggggaatTGAGTTATTGGTGTTTTTGGTTCTAAGCTAAATGTAATTTGGCGCTCGTCTTTGTGTTGAGagcattgttataaaatttgaaagtagCAGTACGCAGACAAATGTCTTTTCGATTCTATTTGACTTCGATTCTTGGATTCAGTGtcaccatatacctggatcgaaattTTAATTCGATTCTTCGATCTCGTTTTGTTACCAGAGTAAGAGTGATAGACATTAATTTATGCAGGCTTTACAAATAAACCATAATGCTTATGATAAACGCTAAATTTAGCTTATTTTAAAGTAAGAATATGCTCTTTAGATGCCGTGTGCTGGTATATTTACCGTATagacattcaaaataaaagaacatcgTTATCTCCttctcaatttcaatttctcaCTCTAGTCttttttgatacaaaacttAATTGAAAGTGATATGGAGACATTATTTAGGAATACTTAGTCAATGTTTAACCAGCTTTAAAAAAGAATGTCACATAATGATATGTTAGATCTAATGTCTCCTTAAACTCAAATTACCTAAAGCAGTTTTAAAATACATaggtacacaaaaaaaaatcatgaaattaaaatttaccttGGAAGAAAATGCTAGTGGTGTAAGATCATTAAGTAAATTAATTGGCATTAGGATCTTTTCCAAATCAGGCGTTGCCAGCTGTTCCAGGAGCATAGGAGTTGGAACAACTTCACTCATCCGTTGTTTCTTGGCAGGATTACTCTTCGATGTGTTTAGATCCAGCGATATTGGTCTCTTTGAAGCATTGCCTGCGGGTGCGGCGAACTGCTGTtgagtttgttgttgttgctgttgttgtttatcATCATAAAACGAAGCATCCATATTGTTGGTCGGATTACtcaaattgttgttattattaccACCTCCTTGtgtgttattgttattattgatTGTGGTATTTGCAGTATTTACTGCAGCAACAGATTTTGCaggtgttttcatttttttgtgtttttttaattaatgtattttcttttctaaGGCAAAGGCGAAAACACTTCaaacttttggtttttagtGTACACAATGGGTGGTGGTTGAATTCACTAAACTGTCACTGTCAAATTCCAATTGGAGAATTTTTTCTCTccttgtgttttaattttactaaattgCGTTTTTAATTACAACTTCCAATGCAATACTAAGCCACATTCACGaaataattgataaaattaataatattaaattagaaaCACTTTAAAAGTCCGATTTTCTTGgggattaaaagaaaaaaaccttgAACTGTGACAGATTTATCGTAACTCTCCACTCGCTTTGTTAACCTCTTTATCGCATTCttagttttatttcacttcactttaatttagttgtttattgtttcatttaaattttatatagaaaataaaataagttattttattgCATGTAAATACAACAATTGCGAAAAACACGCACTTCctatatattttcttatatattaTGTGACACGAGTACGTTACGTTCACACACCTTACTTTAAGCTAGCCATACACGATGAACATGTTCGGCGAACATGTTCGTTTGCGTTAGCCCACACACGACAAACACAACGACGAACATTCATTTCGGGACGATTGTTCAAGAGAGAAGGATGTCTAAAAGAGAAGCGCAAGTAGTTGCCCTTATGGCAATTTAtttatgtgaaaaaaataaaaacaaaacaaaaaacaataaaaggttGTGGATGAAAGACTGGcttcaaaaacgttatattCGTTCTCATGTTAATTTATTGAGAGAACTGGAGGTAACATCAcacgaagatttaaaaaattttttgaGAATGGAAGCCAAAACGTATAGAGAGCTTCTTTACAAAGTTACacctttaataattaaaaaagatactGTTATGAGAGATGCCATAACGCCTGATGAAAGGTTATCTGCAACTTTGCGATTCCTCGCCACTGGACAAAGCTACGAAGATCTCAAATTTCTAACAAATATTTCCGCACAATGCCtgggaaaaataataattgaaacgTGTGAAGCAATTATTTCggaattaaaagattttattaagGTAAgtagtacatatgtatattaggTACATGAATTCATATAATTTCTTAATCAAAATCTTGATACTGTGGATCATTCAAAAGCTGTTGAATTGGTGACTGAATAATTTCATTGGAAATTATATTTATGTGTTCGCTAGGTGATGGTGTTGACGAAGAAAAGTGTCCAGAGTATGGAGAAACAGAGGGGCTGTATTGGATGTTGGGTGGTGTATAGTGTGACACTATTTGTCTTCGTGAGCTGATGGAACTCCATATGCTTAGGTTTCGTAGCTGGCCTTGAAGTATTGCATCATCAATTATCCGTTTGGCGAATAACTGTTGCTCTGGGTCCATTTTTCGGAAGCCAATTGCCCATGCTTCGCCATAAATCGAAGCTTCATCTCTTTCGGGGGTAGCTTTTGAGTTCTCCAGAAAAGAAACCGCTTTCTCCAGAAAGTTATcatccatcttttttttttttggtctcggttgctatgataaaaaaatatttataaataaataaataagtaaataatgaaaaaaaaacatgctaaacaattatttatttattttagatgcCAAATAATGCACAGGAGTGGAAGGAAGTTGCGagcgattttgaaaataaatggaattttaaCCATTGCATTGGTGCTCTGGATGGGAAACACGTGAACATAGTTAAACCAACTAAATCTGGGTCTTACtacttcaattataaaaaacaatttagcaTTGTCATGATGGCGCTGGTGAACgcaaattatgaatttttgggAATAGAGGTTGGTATTAATGGACGAGCTTCTGATTCTGGTGTATTTGGACAGTCACAATTGAAATACAATTACGATGAAGGTCTTCTCAACCTGCCTGAACCAGAAAAACTTCCATTATCTGACGATGTGCTTCCTTATGTCATAGTTGGAGATGATGCGTTTCCTCTTTTGGAAAACCTTATGAAGCCATACAGTCGACATCATTTAACAAAACAGGAGCGAATTTTCAACTATAGGTTGTCTCGAGCACGTCGAATAGTGGAAAATGCATTTGGAATATTGGCTAACCGTTTCCGAGTTCTACACACAACAATTAATTTAGCTCCTGACAAAGCTGCTATAATAACACTTGCATGCtgttatttacataattttttgataaaaaaaaatttgtgttacttgaataaatatgaatataatgAAACTAATTGTTCAACTGATGATAAAAGTGCTATTTTAACAGATTTGCAGCCAATAAATAGTGGCAATATAACCGTAAACGCAGCTAATATTCGccacaaattttgttcttattttaacaCTATTGGAAGTGTAGATTGGCaagataaatatgtataaatttaaaattatgaaattatgaaataaaaagataaaaaaaattaccgttTCTGTCTCATCGTAAGTGTTAATCCCATCAAGTTGAGTTTCTTGATCCCGCAAGAAATCCATGTTATTGAAGTACCATAAATTTGGCACGTATACTTCTTCGGGACTTGCTCcagatttttcacttttttttattttgcttagcTCCCTTCTGTACGAGGATCTAAGcgcgttatattttttttttacattgtccAAAGTGGCACTTTTGTCAAAATCCTTATATTTTTGTAGGAGGTTTTCCCaagctttgtttttttcaattttatttttatatttttcgctTTTCGTATCCCAGATAGCAACCTCATTGTGCAGTAATTCCAAAAACTCCTCTATAAAAATGTGACTTGCAGTTGCCATCTTCCGCGATGTTCACTCGACAACATTCATATGAGAAATGAGAATTTGTTCGCGAACATCGCCATATACGACGAACATGACAGCTAACGAACatgaaaaaatcgaaaattttcgCCAACAGCGAGCGGTTCGCATACAAGCCCATACACGAGAAAACAAACAGCGAACACGAGCAGGTTCGCCGAACATGTTCATCGTGTATGGCTAGCTTTATCAAATGTTTACGAATGAATGAAAAGTACTCAGAGTTAGAGTCGTCAGATCAGAGTGTAGCCGAGCCGAGCCGTATTATTGTGGATTTGTGTGGTGTGTGGAGAGAAAACAATATGAGTCACTTCACTTGTTTTTCGGCTATAAATAGAAAACACGTCATCGGTAGCCAGTTGCATTGGTTAAATATCACGAGATAGCAAATTTAAGTCACTGTGATTGGTTGATTTAGAGTTGGTGTTCTCTTTTACTCTTGTTgcttgttttaatttgtatttctgttcgttttgttgttcttgtttgcCTTCGAAAATGTTATGTTcgttggttttggtttggttttggtatttttaatagaaacaaaagGAGCAGGGGTTAGGTAGGCGAAATCAGGGCCGTAGTTAAAACATAAGTGAAAGATAAATTACCATACCATACCAGAGTCTACTGATTACGTTTTTaggaacctttttttttttaatttgattaagttGAGTCAGTTAATTCGTATTGAAAAATTAGATACAAAAATGTTCTCAACTTTCATTTAAGGGCTCACGAATTTTAACAAGCAGAtacttttatttgatagatttatgactaaaataaaatacctatcACAATTTTAAAGCAAGGAAatttttagatatattttttgaagtaatttttaaagtcaatataaaacaaacacaaaatggtttatattaaaaatgtatcccTTTTTTCTTTagtgaattaattttttgggggttttatatttttttttaaatttgttttagtgtCAAGCATTGGGGTTAAAGGGGGCAATATGACCCATACATACCTCTCTGTTTGTAAGTCGTACTATCCATTCAAAAATCCgaaaaggaaaacatttttatgatttaaccGTATTTTCGTGGAAAGTTTGATTtatatgttcttaaaattttctaaaaagtaacttttttttggaCCGGAACAAACAATATAAGGGGTTCAAAAAGATCTATAACACTTGTAGCACATTCctataatattcttttttaaattgttggtgCACATTGTGGCTCATGCAACTTTAACAaaccaaaatttataaaactgtttCGTACAATTGattgatttgtatatttttgccCTCTCTCacacttttttaaagttcattaaTTGTTAAGAATCAAaccataatttattattaacgtAGGGTCACATTTTATAACTatagttttttaagttatttgcaaaataaatgtttgaaattcaCTCTCTTCCACTCCCTGCTTTTTCTGCTCCGATCCAAAATAAGAAGAGTTAAGAGGCTGGTTGGAATTTTCCTTTaagtaaacatttaattttcctGAACTATCATGATGTTTCTCAAActgtaattaaaattcaattttagaaaatgaaaactattttcatataaaataggagaaaaatgaaaaacttattttatttttaaaaaatagccgCTTAATTCAatacaagaaatattataaaaagacGTTGGTGAAAATTGTCCAGTcagaaatccaattaacgagttactgttatttaaaaaattgcccatattttgaaaatactggTTTTCCGATGATATTATCATTGATATTTATggtattgttttgaaaacattattaagtgctttaatgtttttatttaacttcttgGGAGCCTACAATAACAATAGCAGGTAGGTAGAATTCAATTCATTAAGTGTTATTGTAACATAtgcatcaaaacaaaataataaaataaagtaggCAGGTACAAACATATTgttgaattgttgttttgaatgtGGCAATTAAAACCTGTCTTTAATGAATGAtctatacaaacatttttgctCTGGTCTGATTGAATAATTCACATCATTGTATCTACCTGCActgaaattcaatcaaaacaacattttataatattt
This window of the Eupeodes corollae chromosome 3, idEupCoro1.1, whole genome shotgun sequence genome carries:
- the LOC129950312 gene encoding transcription factor Jra gives rise to the protein MKTPAKSVAAVNTANTTINNNNNTQGGGNNNNNLSNPTNNMDASFYDDKQQQQQQQTQQQFAAPAGNASKRPISLDLNTSKSNPAKKQRMSEVVPTPMLLEQLATPDLEKILMPINLLNDLTPLAFSSKVTSEQEGFAKGFVEALKSLQNNDNNNSHTNGMSGGSFTYTNLDDSYPVAIKDEPQNPPASPPQLTPIDLENQEKIKLERKRQRNRVAASKCRKRKLERISKLEEKVKELKGENADLALVLKNLKDHVFQLKQQVIDHINAGCNIALYNGATLLQSK
- the LOC129950311 gene encoding uncharacterized protein LOC129950311, with amino-acid sequence MFVCVSPHTTNTTTNIHFGTIVQERRMSKREAQVVALMAIYLCEKNKNKTKNNKRLWMKDWLQKRYIRSHVNLLRELEVTSHEDLKNFLRMEAKTYRELLYKVTPLIIKKDTVMRDAITPDERLSATLRFLATGQSYEDLKFLTNISAQCLGKIIIETCEAIISELKDFIKMPNNAQEWKEVASDFENKWNFNHCIGALDGKHVNIVKPTKSGSYYFNYKKQFSIVMMALVNANYEFLGIEVGINGRASDSGVFGQSQLKYNYDEGLLNLPEPEKLPLSDDVLPYVIVGDDAFPLLENLMKPYSRHHLTKQERIFNYRLSRARRIVENAFGILANRFRVLHTTINLAPDKAAIITLACCYLHNFLIKKNLCYLNKYEYNETNCSTDDKSAILTDLQPINSGNITVNAANIRHKFCSYFNTIGSVDWQDKYV